The following proteins come from a genomic window of Streptomyces liliiviolaceus:
- a CDS encoding sugar ABC transporter substrate-binding protein: MAGRTVRYRNGRNASRAMGATAAAVCAALALTACGSTKDTVDSGGGKGGGSGKVGVILPLLTSPFWQSYNDYVPKMAKSEDVDALKTVNSNSDPSQQITDINNQLNQGVKGLVVAPLDSAAISAGLDQAERKGVPVVAVDVAPEKGKVAMVVRADNVAYGQKACEYLGGQIPSGKVVQIMGDLASVNGRDRSEAFRTCVKEKFPKLKVLEIPAKWESDTAASKLDTLLNANPDIKGIYMQAGGVYLAPTLQTLKSKGLLKKAGEKGHISIVSNDGIPQEYDAIRKGQIDATVSQPADLYAKYGMYYIKAAMEGKTFEPGPTDHDSEIVKLPGGILEDQLPAPLVTKDNVDDPELWGNTVK; the protein is encoded by the coding sequence ATGGCCGGCAGAACTGTGCGGTACAGGAACGGGCGAAACGCCTCGCGAGCGATGGGTGCGACGGCCGCGGCCGTCTGTGCCGCCCTCGCGCTCACGGCATGCGGCAGCACCAAGGACACCGTCGACTCCGGCGGCGGCAAGGGCGGCGGCAGCGGCAAGGTCGGAGTGATCCTGCCCCTGCTGACCTCGCCGTTCTGGCAGTCGTACAACGACTACGTACCCAAGATGGCGAAGTCCGAGGACGTCGACGCCCTCAAGACCGTCAACTCGAACAGTGACCCCTCGCAGCAGATCACGGACATCAACAACCAGCTCAACCAGGGCGTGAAGGGCCTCGTCGTGGCGCCCCTGGACAGCGCCGCGATCTCCGCGGGCCTCGACCAGGCCGAACGCAAGGGCGTGCCCGTGGTCGCCGTCGACGTGGCGCCCGAGAAGGGCAAGGTCGCGATGGTCGTCCGCGCCGACAACGTGGCGTACGGGCAGAAGGCCTGCGAGTACCTCGGCGGGCAGATCCCCTCGGGCAAGGTCGTGCAGATCATGGGCGACCTCGCCTCGGTCAACGGCCGCGACCGCTCCGAGGCCTTCCGCACCTGCGTCAAGGAGAAGTTCCCGAAGCTGAAGGTCCTGGAGATCCCCGCCAAGTGGGAGTCCGACACCGCCGCCTCGAAGCTGGACACCCTCCTCAACGCCAACCCCGACATCAAGGGCATCTACATGCAGGCGGGCGGTGTCTATCTCGCGCCCACGCTGCAGACCCTCAAGTCCAAGGGGCTGCTGAAGAAGGCCGGCGAGAAGGGCCACATCTCGATCGTCTCGAACGACGGCATCCCGCAGGAGTACGACGCGATCCGCAAGGGCCAGATCGACGCCACGGTCTCCCAGCCGGCCGACCTCTACGCCAAGTACGGCATGTACTACATCAAGGCGGCGATGGAGGGGAAGACCTTCGAGCCCGGTCCCACCGACCACGACTCGGAGATCGTGAAGCTGCCCGGCGGCATCCTTGAGGACCAGCTGCCCGCGCCGCTGGTGACCAAGGACAACGTCGACGACCCCGAGCTGTGGGGCAACACGGTCAAATGA
- a CDS encoding SDR family NAD(P)-dependent oxidoreductase, translated as MSDFEGLKALVTGGGSGIGRATAELLAARGAQVAVLDLDPESVRKPLLGYRADVTDDESVRLAVAAAVADLGGLDVLVNNAGIGAQGTVEDNDDEAWHRVMDVNVVGMVRTARAALPHLRKSSHAAVVNTCSIAATAGLPQRALYSASKGAVLSLTLAMAADHVREGIRVNCVNPGTADTPWVGRLLDAAPDPAAERTALEARQPTGRLVSADEVAGAIAYLASPLSGATTGTALAVDGGMQGLRLRPAGR; from the coding sequence ATGAGTGACTTCGAGGGACTCAAGGCGCTGGTGACGGGCGGTGGCTCCGGAATCGGCCGCGCCACCGCGGAACTCCTCGCCGCCCGCGGCGCCCAGGTCGCCGTGCTCGACCTGGACCCGGAGAGCGTGCGGAAACCGCTGCTCGGCTACCGGGCCGACGTCACCGACGACGAGTCCGTGCGCCTGGCCGTCGCCGCCGCGGTCGCCGACCTCGGCGGCCTGGACGTGCTGGTCAACAACGCGGGCATCGGCGCCCAGGGCACCGTGGAGGACAACGACGACGAGGCCTGGCACCGCGTCATGGACGTCAACGTCGTCGGTATGGTCCGCACGGCCAGGGCCGCCCTGCCGCACCTGCGGAAGTCGTCGCACGCGGCCGTCGTCAACACCTGCTCCATCGCCGCCACCGCGGGCCTCCCGCAGCGCGCCCTGTACTCCGCTTCCAAGGGCGCGGTCCTGTCGCTGACCCTCGCCATGGCCGCCGACCACGTCCGTGAGGGCATCCGCGTCAACTGCGTGAACCCCGGCACGGCCGACACCCCCTGGGTCGGCCGCCTCCTGGACGCCGCGCCCGACCCGGCCGCCGAGCGGACCGCGCTGGAAGCCCGCCAGCCCACCGGACGCCTCGTCTCGGCCGACGAGGTCGCGGGCGCCATCGCCTACCTGGCGAGCCCGCTGTCGGGCGCCACCACCGGGACGGCCCTCGCGGTCGACGGCGGCATGCAGGGGCTGCGGCTGCGCCCGGCGGGCCGGTGA
- a CDS encoding lipase maturation factor family protein, whose amino-acid sequence MEWFTAPEYWTGRLVFQRALAVVYLVAFLGAALQFRALIGERGMLPVSRFVARVPFRRAPSVFHLHFSDRFFAAWAWTGCAVSLALVAGLADLLPLWGAMLLWLVPWVLYLSIVNVGQTWYGFGWESLLLETGFLAVFLGNDEVAPPVVVLFLLRWILFRVEFGAGLIKMRGDACWRKLTCLDFHHETQPMPGPLSWFFHRLPKPFHRAEVAANHVTQLVVPFLLFAPQPVATAAAALMIVTQLWLVLSGNFSWLNWITIVLAVPALTLPGTAPEVAGTPLWYEIVVLSAAALLVFLSHGPVRNMVSRRQTMNRSFDPLHLVNTYGAFGSVSRIRYEVVVEGTADPVPREDEGWLEYGFRGKPGDPRRWPRQFAPYHLRLDWLMWFAALSPGYAEPWFGGFVARLLANDRDTLRLLRHSPFPPDAPPHHVRARLYRYRYTTWQELRRTGACWERTYVREFFPPTRLDG is encoded by the coding sequence GTGGAGTGGTTCACCGCACCCGAGTACTGGACCGGCCGGCTGGTCTTCCAGCGGGCGCTGGCGGTGGTCTATCTCGTCGCGTTCCTGGGCGCCGCTCTCCAGTTCCGTGCGCTGATCGGCGAGCGGGGCATGCTGCCGGTGTCCCGGTTCGTGGCCCGGGTGCCGTTCCGGCGGGCGCCGAGCGTGTTCCACCTCCACTTCTCGGACCGCTTCTTCGCGGCCTGGGCGTGGACGGGCTGTGCGGTGTCGCTGGCACTCGTCGCGGGGCTGGCCGACCTTCTCCCGCTGTGGGGCGCCATGCTGCTCTGGCTCGTCCCCTGGGTGCTGTACCTGTCGATCGTGAACGTCGGCCAGACCTGGTACGGCTTCGGCTGGGAGTCCCTGCTCCTGGAGACCGGCTTCCTCGCGGTGTTCCTGGGCAACGACGAGGTCGCGCCGCCCGTCGTGGTGCTCTTCCTGCTGCGCTGGATCCTGTTCCGGGTGGAGTTCGGGGCGGGCCTGATCAAGATGCGCGGCGACGCGTGCTGGCGGAAGCTGACCTGCCTGGACTTCCACCATGAGACCCAGCCGATGCCGGGTCCGCTGAGCTGGTTCTTCCACCGTCTTCCGAAGCCGTTCCACCGGGCCGAGGTGGCCGCCAACCACGTCACCCAACTCGTCGTGCCGTTCCTGCTGTTCGCCCCGCAGCCGGTCGCCACGGCCGCCGCCGCCCTGATGATCGTCACCCAGCTGTGGCTGGTCCTGTCCGGCAACTTCTCCTGGCTGAACTGGATCACGATCGTGCTGGCCGTGCCGGCCCTGACCCTGCCCGGCACAGCCCCGGAGGTCGCCGGCACCCCGCTCTGGTACGAGATCGTGGTCCTGTCGGCCGCGGCACTGCTCGTGTTCCTCAGCCACGGCCCGGTCCGCAACATGGTCTCCCGCCGCCAGACGATGAACCGCTCCTTCGACCCGCTCCATCTGGTGAACACCTACGGGGCGTTCGGCAGCGTCAGCCGGATCCGGTACGAGGTGGTGGTCGAGGGCACGGCCGACCCGGTGCCACGCGAGGACGAGGGCTGGCTGGAGTACGGGTTCCGGGGCAAGCCGGGCGATCCGCGGCGCTGGCCCCGCCAGTTCGCGCCCTACCATCTGCGGCTGGACTGGCTGATGTGGTTCGCCGCGCTCTCCCCCGGCTACGCCGAGCCCTGGTTCGGCGGTTTCGTGGCACGCCTCCTGGCGAACGACCGCGACACGCTCCGCCTCCTGCGCCACTCCCCGTTCCCTCCGGACGCCCCGCCCCACCACGTCAGGGCCCGCCTCTACCGCTACCGGTACACGACCTGGCAGGAACTGCGGAGGACGGGCGCGTGCTGGGAGCGGACGTACGTGCGGGAGTTCTTTCCGCCGACGCGGCTGGACGGCTAG
- a CDS encoding aldo/keto reductase — translation MGTQLGTRALGRGSVGVTALALGTVGIAGLYSEVPEEQAHATVDAAWDAGVRYFDTAPHYGIGHSERRLGAALRGRPRAEYTVSTKVGRRLEPTDAGGDDLADGFAVPATHRRVWDFTADGVRRTLDASLERLGLDRVDVVYLHDPDDHAEEAFREGYPALEKLRSEGVVGAIGAGMNQAGMLTRFVRDTDVDVVLCAGRYTLLDQGALTDLLPAARARGTSVVIGGAFNSGLLADPKPGARYDYRAAPPELVDRALALKAAADRHGTTLRAAALAFCAAHPAVAAVLVGARSPHEVRDCAAQFTADVPASLWQELRETGLLPVEAPVPSEEESS, via the coding sequence ATGGGGACGCAGCTGGGTACCCGTGCGCTCGGCCGTGGTTCCGTCGGCGTCACCGCGCTGGCCCTCGGTACGGTCGGTATCGCCGGCCTCTACAGCGAGGTCCCCGAGGAGCAGGCGCACGCGACCGTGGACGCCGCCTGGGACGCGGGCGTCCGCTACTTCGACACCGCGCCCCACTACGGCATAGGCCACTCCGAACGACGTCTCGGCGCGGCCCTGCGCGGGCGTCCCCGGGCGGAGTACACCGTCTCGACGAAGGTGGGCCGCCGTCTGGAGCCCACCGACGCGGGCGGCGACGACCTGGCCGACGGGTTCGCGGTGCCCGCCACGCACCGCAGGGTGTGGGACTTCACCGCGGACGGCGTACGCCGTACCCTCGACGCCAGTCTGGAGCGGCTCGGCCTCGACCGGGTGGACGTCGTCTACCTCCACGACCCGGACGACCACGCCGAGGAGGCCTTCCGCGAGGGCTATCCGGCGCTGGAGAAACTGCGCTCGGAAGGGGTGGTGGGCGCGATAGGCGCGGGCATGAACCAGGCCGGGATGCTCACCCGCTTCGTCCGCGACACGGATGTCGACGTGGTGCTCTGCGCCGGCCGCTACACCCTCCTCGACCAGGGGGCGCTCACCGACCTGCTGCCGGCCGCCCGGGCACGCGGCACGTCCGTCGTCATCGGCGGCGCCTTCAACTCCGGCCTGCTGGCCGACCCGAAACCCGGCGCGAGGTACGACTACCGGGCCGCGCCGCCCGAGTTGGTGGACCGGGCGCTGGCCCTCAAGGCGGCGGCGGACCGGCACGGCACGACGCTGCGGGCGGCGGCCCTCGCCTTCTGCGCCGCCCACCCGGCGGTCGCGGCCGTCCTCGTCGGCGCCCGCTCACCCCATGAAGTACGCGACTGCGCAGCCCAGTTCACGGCCGACGTACCCGCGAGCCTCTGGCAGGAGCTGCGGGAGACGGGCCTCCTGCCCGTCGAAGCGCCGGTCCCCTCCGAGGAGGAGTCGTCATGA
- a CDS encoding L-fuconate dehydratase, giving the protein MSSSAARVIAVDTYDIRFPTSRELDGSDAMNPDPDYSAAYVVLRTDDDTGDGLEGHGFTFTIGRGNDVQVAAIEALRPHVVGRSVDELCADPGSLARDLTGDSQLRWLGPEKGVMHMAIGAVVNAVWDLAAKRARKPLWQLLADATPEWLVAQVDFRYIADVLTPEDALGLLRHGREGAAERTALLKERGFPGYTTSPGWLGYSDEKLTRLARQAVADGFTQIKLKVGADLADDVRRCRVARAVVGPDIRIAIDANQRWNVDEAIEWTKALAEFDPYWIEEPTSPDDVLGHAAVREAVAPVKVATGEHVQNRIVFKQLLQAGAIDVLQIDAARVGGVNENLAILLLAAKFGVPVCPHAGGVGLCELVQHLSMFDYVALSGTTENRVIEYVDHLHDHFLDPVVIQEGRYRAPTLPGFSAAMRPESIAEFTFPGGTFWAADLERQQAGQQRQQTAKQKEQAA; this is encoded by the coding sequence GTGTCCTCATCCGCCGCTCGCGTCATCGCGGTCGACACCTATGACATTCGATTTCCCACCTCGCGTGAGCTGGACGGGTCCGATGCCATGAATCCGGATCCCGACTACTCGGCGGCGTACGTCGTGCTGCGCACCGACGACGACACGGGCGACGGACTGGAGGGGCACGGGTTCACCTTCACCATCGGGCGGGGCAACGACGTCCAGGTCGCCGCGATCGAGGCGCTGCGCCCGCACGTCGTCGGGCGGTCGGTCGACGAGTTGTGCGCGGACCCGGGATCGCTCGCCCGCGACCTCACGGGCGACAGCCAACTACGCTGGCTCGGGCCCGAGAAGGGCGTGATGCACATGGCGATCGGCGCCGTCGTCAACGCCGTCTGGGACCTCGCCGCCAAGCGCGCCCGCAAACCCCTGTGGCAGCTCCTGGCCGACGCCACCCCCGAATGGCTCGTCGCCCAGGTGGACTTCCGGTACATCGCGGACGTCCTCACCCCCGAGGACGCGCTCGGGCTGCTGCGCCACGGCAGGGAGGGCGCGGCGGAACGGACCGCGCTGCTGAAGGAGCGCGGCTTCCCCGGCTACACCACCTCGCCCGGCTGGCTCGGCTACTCCGACGAGAAGCTCACCCGGCTGGCCCGCCAGGCCGTCGCCGACGGCTTCACCCAGATCAAGCTGAAGGTCGGCGCGGACCTCGCCGACGACGTACGCCGCTGCCGGGTGGCCCGGGCCGTCGTCGGGCCGGACATCCGGATCGCCATCGACGCCAACCAGCGGTGGAACGTCGACGAGGCCATCGAGTGGACCAAAGCACTGGCCGAGTTCGACCCGTACTGGATCGAGGAGCCCACCAGCCCCGACGACGTCCTCGGCCATGCCGCCGTCCGTGAGGCCGTCGCGCCGGTCAAGGTCGCCACCGGGGAGCACGTACAGAACCGGATCGTCTTCAAGCAGCTGCTCCAGGCGGGCGCGATCGACGTCCTGCAGATCGACGCGGCCCGGGTCGGCGGAGTCAACGAGAACCTCGCCATCCTGCTGCTCGCGGCCAAGTTCGGCGTCCCCGTCTGCCCGCACGCCGGCGGTGTCGGACTGTGCGAACTCGTCCAGCACCTCTCGATGTTCGACTACGTGGCGCTGTCCGGCACCACCGAGAACCGTGTGATCGAGTACGTCGACCATCTGCACGACCACTTCCTCGACCCGGTGGTGATCCAGGAGGGTCGGTACAGGGCGCCCACCCTGCCGGGCTTCTCGGCGGCCATGCGGCCGGAGTCCATCGCCGAGTTCACCTTCCCCGGCGGCACGTTCTGGGCCGCCGACCTCGAACGGCAGCAGGCCGGGCAGCAGCGACAGCAGACGGCGAAGCAGAAGGAGCAGGCGGCATGA
- a CDS encoding sugar ABC transporter ATP-binding protein — MSTPPLVEARGIAKRYGPTVALADGRLTVYAGESHALVGRNGAGKSTLVTVLTGLQAPDEGTVRFDGEPAPAPTDRDAWRRKVACVYQRPTVVPELTVAENLFINRQPRGRGGFISWRRLRSEAAEVLDTWDVRVDPEARTADLKVEDRQMVEIARALSFGARFIVLDEPTAQLDNREIERLFVRMRALQESGVTFLFISHHLQEVYEVCQTVTVLRDARWITTAPVADLPRAALIEAMAGESIAAVEEKAAHGEVDAHAPVVLEAHGLTSPAYESVDLSVRGGEVVGLAGSSGSGKIELAESFTGLHTPTAGSAQLDGRRLPFGDVTAALRAGVGCVPRDRHGQGLVFGMTVGDNATLTVLDRLGRYGFVGTDRRRGFAGELIERLDIHTEGPDQPVSDLSGGNAQKVVMARALASDPRLLVLINPTAGVDVKSKESLLSRMDSARDDGTAVLVVSDELDDLRRCDRVLVLFHGRVVAEHPAGWRDHELIASIEGVDHHG, encoded by the coding sequence ATGAGCACACCACCACTCGTCGAGGCGCGGGGCATCGCCAAGCGGTACGGCCCGACCGTCGCCCTCGCCGACGGCCGACTCACCGTGTACGCGGGCGAGTCCCACGCACTCGTCGGCCGCAACGGCGCGGGCAAGTCCACCCTCGTCACCGTCCTGACCGGCCTCCAGGCACCCGACGAGGGCACGGTCCGCTTCGACGGCGAGCCCGCGCCCGCACCCACCGACCGGGACGCCTGGCGGCGCAAGGTGGCCTGCGTCTACCAGAGGCCCACCGTCGTACCGGAGCTGACGGTCGCCGAGAACCTCTTCATCAACCGGCAGCCCCGGGGCCGCGGCGGCTTCATCAGCTGGCGCCGGCTGAGGAGCGAGGCCGCCGAGGTGCTCGACACCTGGGACGTACGCGTCGACCCGGAGGCGCGGACCGCCGACCTCAAGGTCGAGGACCGCCAAATGGTCGAGATCGCGCGGGCGTTGAGCTTCGGCGCGCGGTTCATCGTGCTCGACGAGCCGACCGCCCAGCTCGACAACCGCGAGATCGAGCGCCTCTTCGTCCGGATGCGCGCGCTCCAGGAGTCCGGCGTCACCTTCCTGTTCATCTCGCACCACCTCCAGGAGGTGTACGAGGTCTGCCAGACCGTGACGGTCCTGCGGGACGCCCGCTGGATCACCACCGCGCCGGTCGCCGACCTGCCGCGGGCCGCCCTGATCGAGGCCATGGCGGGGGAGTCCATCGCCGCCGTGGAGGAGAAGGCCGCCCACGGGGAGGTCGACGCCCACGCACCCGTCGTCCTCGAAGCGCACGGGCTGACGTCCCCCGCGTACGAGAGTGTCGACCTGAGCGTGCGCGGTGGGGAGGTCGTCGGTCTCGCCGGGTCCAGCGGCAGCGGGAAGATCGAGCTGGCCGAGTCCTTCACGGGACTGCACACGCCGACCGCCGGAAGCGCGCAACTGGACGGCAGGCGACTGCCGTTCGGGGATGTGACGGCCGCCCTGCGGGCCGGTGTCGGCTGCGTGCCGCGCGACCGGCACGGACAGGGCCTCGTCTTCGGGATGACCGTCGGCGACAACGCCACCCTGACCGTCCTGGACCGGCTCGGCCGGTACGGCTTCGTCGGCACCGACCGCCGGCGCGGCTTCGCGGGAGAGCTGATCGAACGCCTCGACATCCACACCGAGGGACCCGACCAGCCCGTGTCCGACCTCTCCGGCGGCAACGCGCAGAAGGTCGTCATGGCCCGGGCGCTCGCCTCCGACCCCAGGCTGCTGGTCCTGATCAACCCCACCGCGGGCGTCGACGTGAAGTCCAAGGAGTCCCTGCTCTCCCGCATGGACTCGGCACGTGACGACGGCACCGCCGTCCTCGTCGTCTCCGACGAACTCGACGACCTGCGCCGCTGCGACCGCGTCCTCGTCCTCTTCCACGGCCGTGTCGTCGCCGAGCACCCGGCGGGCTGGCGCGACCACGAGCTGATCGCCTCCATCGAAGGAGTGGACCACCATGGCTGA
- a CDS encoding FadR/GntR family transcriptional regulator: protein MDESLPEAATAAPAAAPAPAPQKGTVTQRAIDRIKAMIGEGRLEPGARLPTERDLAAQLGISRSSMREAIRALTVLGVLEARHGSGIYVTQLEAGDLLETFGVVADLSRGPRLVELLEVRRILESTATALAAARITADQLAEVEKHLTAMNATDDPEEILSHDLAFHRVIAGAAGNETMAAILDGLSSRTFRARVWRGYQEEGAFERTRREHAAIHRALVAHDPEAARAAAAAHVGEVEQWLRVQLQP from the coding sequence GTGGACGAGAGCCTGCCCGAGGCGGCGACGGCGGCCCCGGCCGCGGCACCCGCGCCGGCCCCCCAGAAGGGGACCGTGACCCAGCGCGCCATCGACCGGATCAAGGCGATGATCGGCGAGGGCCGTCTGGAGCCGGGCGCACGACTGCCGACCGAGCGCGATCTGGCCGCGCAGCTCGGCATCTCCCGCAGTTCCATGCGCGAGGCGATCCGGGCGCTCACGGTGCTGGGCGTCCTGGAGGCACGGCACGGGTCCGGGATCTACGTCACGCAGCTGGAGGCCGGGGATCTGCTGGAGACGTTCGGCGTGGTCGCGGATCTCTCCCGCGGTCCGCGGCTGGTCGAACTCCTCGAAGTACGGCGGATCCTGGAGTCGACGGCGACGGCGCTGGCCGCCGCGCGGATCACCGCGGACCAGCTGGCCGAGGTGGAGAAGCACCTGACCGCCATGAACGCCACGGACGACCCGGAGGAGATCCTCTCCCACGACCTGGCGTTCCACCGGGTCATCGCGGGCGCCGCGGGCAACGAGACGATGGCGGCCATCCTGGACGGGTTGTCCTCGCGGACGTTCCGGGCACGGGTGTGGCGGGGGTATCAGGAGGAGGGGGCGTTCGAGCGGACCCGGCGGGAGCATGCCGCCATCCACCGGGCGCTGGTGGCGCACGATCCCGAGGCGGCGCGGGCGGCCGCGGCGGCCCATGTGGGCGAAGTGGAGCAGTGGCTGCGCGTCCAGCTCCAGCCGTGA
- a CDS encoding amidohydrolase family protein: MTGRTGIVDAHHHVWDLSVRDQDWIEGPELAPLRRNFTVEELAREARAAGVARTVLVQTVTVAEETPEFLALAESDELIGAVVGWTDLTRPDVADELARLRELPGGRHLRGVRHQVQGEPDPRWLLREDVRRGLAAVAEAGLVYDLVVLPHQLPACARAAERHPGLTFVLDHLGKPPIGTGEREPWATDVRALAALPNTVCKLSGMVTEADPRSWGAGGLVPYGDTVLEAFGPGRLMFGSDWPVCTLVASYAEVVDIADQLTEKLDEGEREEIFSGTATRVYGL, translated from the coding sequence GTGACGGGCCGCACGGGGATCGTGGACGCCCACCATCACGTGTGGGACCTGTCGGTGAGGGACCAGGACTGGATCGAGGGCCCCGAACTCGCGCCCCTGCGGCGGAACTTCACGGTCGAGGAGCTGGCTCGGGAAGCCCGTGCCGCCGGAGTCGCCCGGACCGTCCTCGTGCAGACGGTCACGGTGGCCGAGGAGACCCCCGAGTTCCTGGCGCTCGCGGAGAGCGACGAACTGATCGGAGCGGTCGTCGGCTGGACCGACCTCACCCGCCCCGACGTCGCGGACGAACTGGCCCGCCTGCGCGAGCTGCCCGGCGGCCGACACCTCAGGGGCGTCCGCCACCAGGTCCAGGGCGAACCCGACCCGCGATGGCTGCTGCGCGAGGACGTACGCCGAGGGCTGGCGGCGGTCGCGGAAGCGGGCCTCGTCTACGACCTCGTCGTCCTGCCGCATCAACTGCCCGCCTGCGCGCGGGCGGCGGAGCGGCACCCCGGCCTCACCTTCGTGCTCGACCACCTGGGCAAGCCACCCATCGGCACGGGGGAACGGGAGCCCTGGGCCACCGATGTGCGGGCTCTCGCCGCCCTGCCGAACACCGTCTGCAAACTCTCCGGAATGGTCACGGAGGCGGACCCGCGGAGCTGGGGGGCGGGCGGCCTGGTTCCCTACGGGGACACGGTGCTCGAAGCCTTCGGCCCCGGCCGCCTCATGTTCGGCTCCGACTGGCCGGTGTGCACGCTCGTGGCCTCGTACGCCGAAGTCGTCGACATCGCGGACCAGTTGACCGAGAAGCTCGACGAGGGCGAGCGGGAGGAGATCTTCTCGGGCACGGCCACCCGCGTCTACGGTCTCTGA
- a CDS encoding ABC transporter permease has protein sequence MADTKAPSASAPTPLRPLRSKADAKAVLLRRARELALVPALLLLLVLGAFVNDAFLTEQNLISVLGASAALAMVVLAESLVLITGKFDLSLESVVGIAPAVGALLLLPAAQSGWGTELPAGIALLAILVVGAVIGGFNGFLVVKLKLNAFIVTLAMLIILRGLLVGATEGKTLFGMPDAFYTLATTTFLTVPISVWLAAAAFAVAGFVLKYHRWGRALYAIGGNPDAARAAGIRVERVMLGVFVVAGTLAAVGGLMQTGYVGAINANQGQNMIFTVFAAAVIGGISLDGGKGTMFGALTGVLLLGVVQNLLTLAQVPSFWIQAIYGGIILVALMIARVTTGRAQD, from the coding sequence ATGGCTGACACGAAGGCCCCGTCGGCCTCGGCCCCCACCCCTCTGCGACCCCTGCGGAGCAAGGCCGACGCCAAGGCCGTACTCCTGCGCAGGGCGCGCGAACTCGCCCTCGTACCGGCCCTGTTGCTGCTGCTGGTGCTCGGCGCGTTCGTCAACGACGCCTTCCTCACCGAGCAGAACCTGATCTCCGTCCTGGGCGCCTCGGCGGCCCTCGCGATGGTCGTCCTCGCCGAGTCGCTCGTGCTCATCACCGGCAAGTTCGACCTGTCCCTGGAGTCGGTCGTCGGCATCGCGCCCGCCGTCGGCGCGCTGTTGCTGCTGCCCGCCGCGCAGTCCGGCTGGGGCACGGAACTGCCCGCGGGAATCGCCCTGCTCGCGATCCTCGTCGTCGGCGCGGTCATCGGCGGGTTCAACGGCTTCCTCGTCGTGAAGCTCAAGCTCAACGCGTTCATCGTGACCCTCGCGATGCTGATCATCCTGCGCGGGCTGCTCGTCGGCGCGACCGAGGGCAAGACGCTCTTCGGGATGCCCGACGCGTTCTACACGCTGGCCACCACCACCTTCCTGACCGTGCCGATCTCGGTGTGGCTGGCCGCGGCGGCGTTCGCGGTCGCCGGATTCGTCCTCAAGTACCACCGCTGGGGACGGGCCCTGTACGCGATCGGCGGCAATCCGGACGCGGCGCGCGCGGCCGGAATCCGGGTCGAGCGGGTCATGCTCGGCGTGTTCGTCGTCGCGGGGACGCTGGCCGCTGTCGGTGGGCTGATGCAGACCGGCTATGTCGGCGCGATCAATGCCAATCAGGGGCAGAACATGATCTTCACGGTGTTCGCCGCGGCGGTGATCGGGGGGATCAGTCTCGACGGGGGCAAGGGCACGATGTTCGGGGCCCTCACGGGCGTTCTCCTTCTTGGCGTGGTGCAGAACCTGTTGACGCTCGCGCAGGTGCCGTCCTTCTGGATCCAAGCCATCTATGGAGGGATCATCCTGGTCGCCCTCATGATCGCCCGTGTGACCACCGGCCGGGCGCAGGACTAG
- a CDS encoding L-rhamnose mutarotase, with protein MRVALHTKVRADRIDAYEAAHRQVPTELTDAIRAAGATSWTIWRSGPDLFHLLECEDYARLLAELEQLPVNIAWQARMAQLLDVVHDYSAEGSEAGLPVVWELP; from the coding sequence ATGAGGGTCGCCCTGCACACCAAGGTCCGCGCCGACCGCATCGACGCGTACGAGGCCGCCCACCGCCAGGTGCCCACGGAACTCACGGACGCCATCCGCGCCGCGGGCGCCACGTCCTGGACCATCTGGCGCAGCGGCCCCGACCTCTTCCACCTCCTGGAGTGCGAGGACTACGCGCGCCTGCTCGCCGAACTGGAGCAGCTGCCCGTCAACATCGCCTGGCAGGCCCGGATGGCCCAGCTCCTCGACGTGGTGCACGACTACTCGGCCGAGGGCTCGGAGGCCGGACTGCCGGTCGTCTGGGAGCTGCCGTGA